Part of the Vigna angularis cultivar LongXiaoDou No.4 chromosome 1, ASM1680809v1, whole genome shotgun sequence genome, tgagagagatgcggggaaaaactttcagggatttttgtaaaaagaataaatttgtattaggaagattatgttgtgtaaaacttataagttgaaatttcaatgatgaagactatattgtttaaagtttgtaagtttggtattgtactttggagtaattgaaataaagtttgattgtttatatgagatatcaaattaatttagtctctactatcagtaataccctttaaaatatttgggtgttacaagAAGCAATAAGGACGTTCATGAAcataacaaaaatgaagaaaatagtcTATTCATAATAATGTACGCTACATTTAATTTAAGATTGTAACGATGACGACTTTGtataatttctttctctttttcatccCTATTTTCTCTCCCTGTACTTATCctcactagtgcagcgaggggcttttaccgcggttgattttcactatacgtcgcggttcacgaaccgcggcatattcagccgcgatagtaagtcagacactttatgccgcggttctaaccgcggtatataggctgagaaatatgccgcggttgactagggaaccgctgcctaaattcattttattttaaaaaaaaaattaaaaaaaaaattaaaaaatgaactatatgccgcggttcaaccgcggcatataggccGACTAGTATGCCGCGGTTAGTGTCAaaaccgcggccatatgtctcgtttttaaaaaaaaaacgaagcactatatgccgcggttgtagtttgaaccgcggcatattcaccttatatgccgcggttgtggttagaaccgcggcatattcccctgcagttttttaaaatagcaggtctgtttttgtgatatccactaccacaaaaacagacctgcatataaaaacatttacagaaattcaatttcaacataacaaacacatgttcaaatgtatttcaacatcaaataaagtagagagtctaagaaaattctatctaatcaaatgcattgtttaaatctaaatctaagagctattgtataatctaactatatacttcgcagcagcgttcctaatgaataatagtgacttctcaggaactggtgtagtagtcttgaatctctgcaaaagacaattcattttaattagtgtatatgaattcaacatttgttaaaaaatcaaaatttgttaaagttaaatattaccgtttcccagcttcttgtgatgtgagaacgaacaatatgggtcatccaatacattacatagtatccacactcatatgacccattttgtctgttacactacaatatatcatcacagttgataatagttagtgaataacatttgttataaaacaattataacaaagtatgactttagcatatgtcaaaccttgagagaaatccaagcaatctttctactcTTAACAATTGACCTCCCGTccatcatcatacttgctggaatagaactgtatataaaaaaatgttttagcattgagttatataacaaagaaagtccaaacattgaggttcttaccaatcaattgcttgtctgagttgtgtgggaggaggcctgtgcaatgagcagaaccacaaagcatagttgtcttgcacagacataacaagaagttgccaatggcgcctgaaattcataataacgtaactattaaatattaaaatcacatatggaacattattatgttaacaaagttcacttacccggatatataaggcaaaaagtatattttcttgccccttcgAAAACTGCTTATCATTCTCGTGTTGATatgatcaaaatcatttgattcatgaatgtcttagggatcaatgaatccataatcatcagaacgccccaacttattagtgaccccagacatatacctgaaatcaaaaattaactttgatataaggatacttgatatataaatcaattttatatataaataattggtcatagacttacatcgtccatagttgaataattgaaatattcaactcttgtgttcccgacgcaagctcacggacatcttggctattaaggtatattgggacctcagagccatgcccaaatacattagcatcatactgaacctccaaaggcttatcatcaaggatgtcagcaagtagatgcaatgaagaaagagggtcatcctcagata contains:
- the LOC128194933 gene encoding uncharacterized protein LOC128194933, whose product is MISSFRRGKKIYFLPYISGRHWQLLVMSVQDNYALWFCSLHRPPPTQLRQAIDCSIPASMMMDGRSIVKSRKIAWISLKCNRQNGSYECGYYVMYWMTHIVRSHITRSWETRFKTTTPVPEKSLLFIRNAAAKYIVRLYNSS